From the genome of Streptomyces spinoverrucosus:
TCGACACGCGCACCAGCGACTACCTCGGCCGGGTGAGCAGCTAACCGTGGCTGCCCGTAACACGGCCCGCAAGCGCGCCTTCCAGATCCTCTTCGAGGGCGACCAGCGCGGCGCCGACGTCCTGACGGTCCTCGCGGACTGGATCCGGCTCTCGCGGACCGACACCCGGCAGCCGCCGGTGAGCGAGTACACGATGCAGCTCGTCGAGGGCTACGCGGAGCACGCGACGCGGATCGACGAGCTGATCGCCCAGTACTCGGTCGGTTGGACGCTCGACCGGATGCCGGTCGTCGACCGCAACATCCTGCGTCTCGGCGCCTACGAGCTGATCTGGGTCGACGAGACCCCGGACGCCGTCGTGCTGGACGAGATGGTGCAGCTGGCGAAGGAGTTCTCCACGGACGAGTCGCCCTCGTTCGTCAACGGTCTGCTCGGCCGGCTCAAGGACCTGAAGCCCTCGCTGCGACGGACCACCGAGGACTGAGACACCCGAGAACGCCGGAGGGCCGCAGCGTGCGTGCTGCGGCCCTCCGGCGTTCTCGCGTCCCGTGGCGCCCTCGGATACGTGCGTGGCGCCGGAGGCGCTCACAAAGCCGCCGGGGTGGCCGGAACCGTGAAGTTCCGGCCACCCCGGCGGCACGTTTCTGCTGAGGTGGTGGAGTGCTCAGCTCTCCTCGTGCGAGGCCACCGCGCGGCGCGCGTCCGCGTCCAGCACGCCCCAGCTGATCAGCTGCTCGGTGAGGACCGAGGGCGACTGGTCGTAGATGACGGCGAGCGTGCGCAGGTCGTCCTGGCGGATCGAGAGCACCTTGCCGTTGTAGTCACCGCGCTGCGACTGGATCGTCGCCGCGTACCGCTGCAGGGGGCCGGCCTTCTCGGCCGGCACCGTGGCCAGCCGCTCCAGGTCCAGGACCAGCTTCGGCGGCGGCTCGGCGGCGCCGCCCGGGGTGGTGCCCGGAAGGAGCTCCTGCACGGGAACGCCGTAGAAGTCCGCCAGCTCGGCAAGGCGCTGCACGGTCACGGCGCGGTCGCCGCGCTCGTACGACCCGACCACGACCGCCTTCCAGCGTCCCTGGGACTTCTCCTCGACACCGTGGAGGGAAAGGCCCTGCTGGGTGCGGATGGCCCGGAGCTTGGCCCCGAGCTGTTTGGCGTATTCGCTGGACATATGGCTCCCCGGACACTGTGTCGACGCGACTGGAGTGGTTCCACGCCGCGCGGCTGGTAACTCACTGTGAGGTTACGCAGCGTTACTCTCCCGCGTCAAGCCGAATGGTCCGCACCGACTCTTCCGTGGTATCGGCCGCCGACTACGCCGAGCGGGTGATCCAGTGACCCCGAGGGGGGTGATCCGGGGTGTCGTGGCGGCCTGCTACGGTGGATGGCGCAATCCCGACGTCCTTTAAGGTCCGTCCCGTGAGGCGGAGAAGGAGGTCCGTTTCGTATGGACACACAAGCGTCCGATGCGAGGCCCGTTCTCGAGGGCCCCGACATCGCGCGGGTTCTGACCCGCATCGCCCACGAGATCGTCGAGCGCGCCAAGGGCGCCGACGACGTGGTGCTCCTCGGCATTCCGACCCGAGGCGTCTTCCTCGCCCAGCGGCTCGCCGTCAAGCTCGAGCAGATCACCGAGCGCAAAGTCCCGTGCGGTTCGCTGGACATCACGATGTACCGCGACGACCTGCGCATGCACCCGCCGCGTGCGCTGGCCCGCACCGAGATCCCCGGTGACGGCATCGACGGCAGGCTCGTCGTCCTCGTCGACGATGTCCTCTTCTCCGGCCGCACCATCCGCGCCGCCCTCGACGCCCTGAACGACATCGGGCGCCCGCGCGCGGTCCAGCTCGCGGTCCTCGTCGACCGCGGCCACCGCGAACTGCCCATCCGCGCCGACTACGTCGGCAAGAACCTCCCCACGTCGCTGCGGGAGACGGTCAAGGTCCAGCTCGCCGAGGAGGACGGTCGCGACACCGTGCTGCTCGGTGTGAAGCAGACCGCCCAGTAGCAACCGAAGGCGTACGGCCGCTGCCGTGCGCCGGCTCGGCGCGTTCCAGCACGCGCACGGTTGCCCGAAATCTCCCGAATGAACTGCCTTACGGAGCCTGAAAGATGCAGCGCCATCTCATCTCGGCCGCCGACCTCACCCGCGACGACGCCGTCCTGATCCTCGACACCGCCGAGGAGATGTCCCGGGTCGCCGACCGGCCGATCAAGAAGCTGCCGACCCTGCGCGGCCGCACCGTGGTGAACCTCTTCTTCGAGGACTCGACCCGCACCCGGATCTCCTTCGAGGCCGCCGAGAAGCGGCTGTCCGCGGATGTCATCAACTTCTCCGCGAAGGGGTCTTCGGTGTCCAAGGGCGAGTCCCTGAAGGACACCGCCCAGACCCTGGAAGCCATGGGCGTCGACGCCGTCGTCATCCGGCACGGCGCCTCCGGAGCCCCGTACCGGCTCGCCAACTCCGGCTGGATCGACGCGGCCGTCATCAACGCCGGCGACGGCACCCACCAGCACCCCACCCAGGCACTGCTCGACGCGTTCACCATGCGCCGCCGCCTCGTCGGCCGGGACGCCGGGCTCGGCCACGACCTGTCCGGCAAGCGCGTCACCATCGTCGGCGACGTCCTGCACAGCCGGGTCGCCCGCTCCAACGTCGACCTGCTGCACACCCTCGGCGCCGAGGTCACCCTCGTCGCCCCGCCCACCCTGCTGCCGGTCGGCGTCGGGACCTGGCCCTGCGAGGTGTCGTACGACCTCGACAGCACGCTGACCAAGTCCGACGCGGTGATGATGCTGCGCGTGCAGCGCGA
Proteins encoded in this window:
- the nusB gene encoding transcription antitermination factor NusB, with protein sequence MAARNTARKRAFQILFEGDQRGADVLTVLADWIRLSRTDTRQPPVSEYTMQLVEGYAEHATRIDELIAQYSVGWTLDRMPVVDRNILRLGAYELIWVDETPDAVVLDEMVQLAKEFSTDESPSFVNGLLGRLKDLKPSLRRTTED
- the bldD gene encoding transcriptional regulator BldD, producing the protein MSSEYAKQLGAKLRAIRTQQGLSLHGVEEKSQGRWKAVVVGSYERGDRAVTVQRLAELADFYGVPVQELLPGTTPGGAAEPPPKLVLDLERLATVPAEKAGPLQRYAATIQSQRGDYNGKVLSIRQDDLRTLAVIYDQSPSVLTEQLISWGVLDADARRAVASHEES
- the pyrR gene encoding bifunctional pyr operon transcriptional regulator/uracil phosphoribosyltransferase PyrR yields the protein MDTQASDARPVLEGPDIARVLTRIAHEIVERAKGADDVVLLGIPTRGVFLAQRLAVKLEQITERKVPCGSLDITMYRDDLRMHPPRALARTEIPGDGIDGRLVVLVDDVLFSGRTIRAALDALNDIGRPRAVQLAVLVDRGHRELPIRADYVGKNLPTSLRETVKVQLAEEDGRDTVLLGVKQTAQ
- a CDS encoding aspartate carbamoyltransferase catalytic subunit, which translates into the protein MQRHLISAADLTRDDAVLILDTAEEMSRVADRPIKKLPTLRGRTVVNLFFEDSTRTRISFEAAEKRLSADVINFSAKGSSVSKGESLKDTAQTLEAMGVDAVVIRHGASGAPYRLANSGWIDAAVINAGDGTHQHPTQALLDAFTMRRRLVGRDAGLGHDLSGKRVTIVGDVLHSRVARSNVDLLHTLGAEVTLVAPPTLLPVGVGTWPCEVSYDLDSTLTKSDAVMMLRVQRERMNAAFFPTEREYSRRYGLDGDRMAKMPEHAIVMHPGPMVRGMEITAEVADSERCTAIEQVANGVSIRMAVLYLLLGGNEPAVTNTRTEEK